In one Dermacentor silvarum isolate Dsil-2018 unplaced genomic scaffold, BIME_Dsil_1.4 Seq975, whole genome shotgun sequence genomic region, the following are encoded:
- the LOC119435875 gene encoding uncharacterized protein LOC119435875 encodes MDAEKKRDFRSRKYRTKHKFKGTRRKVKRLATDTSAVAKPNLGDDDAFDGSEPARRSRFIDSVDEFVSTSEKKLKIFENEDRSGEEMASTFICEIGIVNLLVSAAACPACGRCELSIRELPEKRKGLASCLELRCNNAACFTPIVSSTYSSRRAAPADDANGGAHPSVRPRESFAVNIKAVVSARAIGAGHNQLVRFCAVLGLPKPMHHKSFTAITKKVHLAATKAVAENLKLARKVTAQEAGSANVAVMFDGTWQKRGHKSHNGIGTAISVETGLCLDFEVLSNYCQSCSTRKPFESEEEEEIWQAFHMPVCEKNVDCSAHAMETNAAERIWKRTESYSTPLRFTTFLSDGDSKAYTAVSAANVYGSVPITKEDCTNHVAKRLGTALRKLKMPRGEKLTDAVILKLRSYFQVAITANRGSVHGMCCAIWASFFHSCSTDTAQNHKFCPDGKDSWCKFKRAEALGQAAPAHTPILTSSQAKTMLPTYKRLTEKQLLTRCAKGKTQNGAESLNSKIWLLCPKTRFASRTVVEMATALAVLWFNQGHKCYEQVLQELGVLPSKELVALSKDCDKRRISNMSTKQTAEARFRRRRLAKEARLEHAAHKDSERTTYGAGEF; translated from the coding sequence ATGGATGCTGAGAAGAAACGCGATTTTCGATCTCGAAAGTATCGGACAAAGCACAAATTCAAAGGAACCCGCCGCAAGGTCAAGCGGCTTGCAACGGATACGTCCGCGGTAGCGAAGCCTAACCTCGGTGACGACGACGCTTTCGACGGTTCGGAGCCGGCCCGGCGATCAAGATTCATCGATAGCGTAGACGAATTCGTCAGCACATCGGAGAAAAAGCTAAAGATCTTCGAGAATGAAGATAGGAGCGGCGAGGAGATGGCGAGCACCTTTATCTGCGAGATCGGCATCGTCAACTTACTGGTGAGTGCCGCGGCATGTCCGGCATGCGGACGGTGCGAACTCTCCATCCGCGAGTTACCCGAAAAGCGGAAAGGACTCGCGTCTTGTTTGGAGTTGCGTTGCAACAATGCTGCGTGTTTCACGCCCATTGTCTCGTCGACGTATTCGTCGCGACGTGCAGCTCCGGCAGACGACGCTAACGGCGGAGCGCACCCTTCAGTCAGGCCAAGAGAGAGTTTTGCCGTGAACATCAAGGCAGTGGTTTCGGCGCGTGCAATCGGAGCTGGACACAATCAACTTGTCAGATTTTGTGCCGTTCTTGGTTTGCCAAAACCGATGCACCATAAGTCGTTCACCGCCATAACAAAAAAAGTACACCTCGCTGCTACGAAAGCAGTGGCTGAAAACCTGAAGTTGGCTCGGAAAGTAACAGCACAGGAAGCGGGATCTGCCAATGTAGCTGttatgtttgatggcacttggcAGAAACGAGGCCACAAGAGCCATAATGGCATAGGCACAGCCATTTCTGTGGAAACGGGGCTTTGCCTAGACTTTGAAGTTTTGTCTAACTACTGCCAGAGTTGCAGTACACGCAAGCCATTTGAAagcgaagaggaggaagaaatATGGCAAGCTTTTCATATGCCAGTGTGCGAAAAAAATGTAGATTGCTCAGCACACGCCATGGAGACTAATGCTGCTGAGAGAATATGGAAGAGGACCGAGTCCTACAGTACTCCGCTGAGGTTTACAACCTTTCTCAGCGATGGCGACAGCAAGGCTTATACAGCTGTGTCTGCGGCAAACGTGTATGGAAGTGTGCCCATCACAAAAGAAGACTGCACCAACCACGTAGCCAAGCGGCTTGGGACTGCCCTGCGGAAACTCAAAATGCCGCGAGGGGAGAAGCTTACAGATGCAGTAATTTTGAAGCTGCGGAGCTACTTTCAAGTAGCCATCACTGCCAACAGAGGAAGTGTACATGGAATGTGTTGTGCAATCTGGGCATCATTTTTCCATTCATGCTCAACAGATACAGCCCAGAACCATAAGTTTTGTCCGGATGGAAAGGACTCCTGGTGCAAGTTCAAGCGGGCAGAAGCGTTGGGTCAGGCAGCCCCAGCACACACCCCTATTCTCACAAGCAGCCAGGCCAAGACAATGCTGCCCACATACAAAAGGCTGACGGAGAAACAGCTACTCACTCGCTGCGCCAAGGGGAAAACTCAAAATGGAGCCGAATCATTGAACAGTAAGATTTGGCTGTTGTGCCCCAAGACGAGGTTTGCCTCGCGCACAGTCGTGGAGATGGCAACAGCACTCGCTGTCCTGTGGTTTAACCAAGGTCACAAATGCTACGAACAAGTTCTGCAGGAACTAGGAGTGCTTCCCTCAAAGGAACTCGTTGCGCTGAGCAAAGACTGTGACAAGAGAAGGATTTCGAACATGTCGACGAAGCAGACAGCAGAGGCAAGGTTTCGCCGTCGCCGTCTAGCCAAGGAGGCTCGTCTGGAGCACGCTGCTCACAAAGACTCTGAGCGAACAACATACGGTGCGGGTGAATTCTAA